The following is a genomic window from Solanum stenotomum isolate F172 chromosome 4, ASM1918654v1, whole genome shotgun sequence.
GACCGACTTTACACTGCTGGAAATTTATTCTATTGGTTCACAATGTGGACTCCTCCATCTGAACACACtgtaatttatataaatatatataattttttactaaacaaaagttttaaaaatatatgatcagAATTTCGAAAATTTTAACGTTCAAAATGTACTAGTATACAATTTGAGACACAGAAAGTATAAACCTCcgtattaatatgatgaaaaaatattgcTTAAGTCATAGGCGAACTCAGAATTTGAATATTTCGGGtgcactaatattaccttagcTCAAATATGAACTCTaagataaacttaaaataaaaacaatgaaaataggGGTCTAGCTCAAATATGAACTCTaagataaacttaaaataaacgCAAGTGATACCTTTGGTTTGTACCAGTAGCACACCATCACTCTTATACTCTTATGGGTGCattgttaattatattttaatttatgccaatttctcaaaatagatatatatacatacaaataatttttttttcgaaattaaCGAATACACGTGCATCCAGGTGAATCCGCCTCTTGCATAAGTTGTCGAAGGGAGTGGTTTATTCGGTTTAATAAGCGACATAGTCTGTAATATGTTTTGTTCTAAAATAAATTGTCCACTTCATTTCGATCTAAAAGAATGTGTAAATTTTTAAAAGGACGTTCGCATTTCGATTCATGaacaattttataaaaatattattccatccgttttaatttatgtgacttactttcctttttagtcactcctaaaaagaatgacacatttctatattaagtaataatttgactataaaatgtctatttaaccctttaataaaatgatttacagtcacacaaatttttatcattattttgaaccacaagttttaaaagtttttttttcttttttaaactccgtTCCGAATCAaagtacctcacataaaatgggacgaagAGAGTATAAAGTGAGAAATGACAACTGTCTAAGTCTGAAGActcatttttaaaagtaaacCATTCTATATAGAGGATGACTTTATATTCagatttaaaatcaaatttttttattaaggaTGAAGAAATACTTGTACGAGTAATTTACTAATATTGTATCGGCCATttctaaagaaaataatttaaaactattttttgtagctatattataatttaaaactattttttttggatatattgtaatttagtttttgtatttgaagaaaaaaattgggtcatctataataaattttagaagaatattaacaaaatttaaataaatttgaccattaaaataataaatctaaattagtcattgaaacaaaaaaaaagttaaaaaataataatatatatttgaggaggattaaatatacccatatttattatatttttttaaaaataattaaactaaaactattttttcacttccgttaaaggaaaagggtatatgtgagccatttgtataacAGTAGgagtatatatgagtcacttttataacgagagatatatcaactctaaatgacaaaattgaggGTATATCATACTATTTTCCCTATAATTTAAGTTCACTTTTTGAACTGTATCTGCACACTGCACACCCACCCAACACGTTACCTAATAATTAAGCATTCTCTCCTTATCTATTACCTTGACTTGACGTACTACGGCTTCCACGTGTCGATAGACACTATTAGGATTTAcgagattttatatttttttttattctaatttatataagttaattttatttgacatatataatttaagacaaaaataaaaattttaaaattgtgatctaaaataagttatagattattattatagttataatttttttaataagaataaaattgacatttaaaatttaaaatggttaCTAAATATACAGatatatcattctttttgaaactaaCTAAAAAGATACCTATCTCGTCTTTGGGGATAGAGTTGAGAGGTTCATTTAATGTagaaaaacattattttctgtcccatttatatgatttatttttctttttatccgACTCAAAGtgaatgatataatttatatttaataacaattttaactttttaaaatgtcaattatacataacttattttaaattttgcgtaagttaaattaaaacaaaaatattattaatatattattaattttctttgacTTCTTTTTCgtacttttaataaaattttaactgtCACCGTGCTTCGTAAAACTCGTACTGCGAATGTtcaaaatctgtttgatctcatattaattaattctaaACAAAAGCGACTCCGTAATCAAAATTTATCACTCCACCACAACTCCACCACAACCACAGCCAACGTGATAAATTTCactattctttatttatataatatatacatatgaagTCCAACAACCGACTCTCCTTTATGTACTGCTCACTGCCTCCAGTTTTGTGAATTTATACACAGCTGAAGCTTACTGATCATTATATACAACTTCAGAGACACAAAAATAAGGTCATGATACGCAACGAAAAaagttgaatatatatataaaatacacaAACATGTGGGCTGAAGATCATCTTCACCCTTTCAATTTTAAGATCATAATAACTAGTATTTAGACTTTGCCTGGATTTGGTATTTCAGGTACAAATGATACTTTATACAGGGTGCCGCCGGTTATTCACCTGGAGCCAGCCACTGCAAAGGCtattttatttgacaaataCAATGATAAATCACTAGAGAAAACTCAGGGTCACCCTCTGTGGTGGAAGGTCAGACATTTCATTCACTTTTCTGTTATTCTTCATCCGAGCTCTCTGTATTCGTATTACTTAGttaattagaaagaaaaaaacatgaaagatatctattttttttatatcagaAGAGCAGATTTGTGAGGTAAGATTTACATTTTTCTCCAGATGTTTCTTTTCCTTTCGCAGCAGTTTTTCCTGCAATAATTAAGGGGTATCAATAATCAGAAGCGGAGCCAGAATTAACAGTTTGAAAGTTCTAAATTTTAGGacataagagaaaaatattgtaaaGTATGTTGATAGTGGGGTTTCATACCACCCACAACACTAAGTATTTTCACTTACCATTGAACtgtcaattaattttgttaggAATTTACAagttaataacatatatatgtatttaatttTCTGATATAAATACAGTGTCTACGATAAGCTAGTGGGTTCGTCCGAACCCATGAACCTCCACCTAGCTCCGCTTCTGTGTATCATGACACATGCGATCTAATGGAAAACTAGTTTTCAGGATGTGCCGATGGAAATGAAAACATACCTTCTCATGAAGAGCCTTAACAGATTCAAGCATCAAATGTGTCTGCACAAAACAAAAACTATTTAGAGTTGCTTTATTCTCAGGCACTAACTAACTGAGAACCAGATTATAAAACATCATAATTTAGAAAGACCTTTCTAGATCTGATTTGCATTAGAGAAGTTTGAAGTTCGTTTTCCAAATAGATAAGGTCAGTCACAGTAAGACCATCAGCATTAGTTTTCTCGAGTTGCCTGTCGAATTGAGACAGCGGATCAGTCGTATAagctttaagaaataaaagtgGAGTTTAAGATCAGTACCTTTCTGTTTCTTCTAGTAGTTCTCCCGTTGTCATGCTTGAGTATTTAGAGTGCTATATACACCTCAGAATGATCAGAAAACTTTCAGcataaaaaatgtatttgatTATTCAAGACCACATTGAATAACACTCAAATGATAACTGTGGCAACATTGCAAAATACGCAATGAATCGATATGATAACTTACTAATCAACCGTATCAGCTACATGAATGAAAAATCCAGGATTTGACAAAATACTAAACATGTCTAGCATAAGTCATTTTAGTCGGGCAACaagatcctttttttttttatagatatatTTAGTCGAATAGCAGCATGATCTATGATGCACTATGATGAAGAGTAACCATCATTTATAATTTGGACCTTCCAGTCCTAGAGGTGGCACACTAAACCTAACATGTAATTTAGTATCTTCGGACTTAGTAAAAATGCAGGAAATTACATGTATTTCACAATATCTGGAAATAGTTCCAGCTAGATATTGATCTCTGACCAGTTCAAGCTATGCATCATTTATTTTTGGGCAGGATACAAGTTCAGAGTTACTTAATACTCATCAGAGCGAGGCAAAGAATAACCAAATTGATTGAGATCTTTATATATGCAAGATAATGCACTTATGTCAAGTATCTAGAGAAAATCTAATTCACTAGAATATAACTGGATAGCAGTCAACTAATCAAATACCTCTGCAGCCTGGATTTCTGCTTCGACGTGGGTTTCGTATCGTTGAAGGATCCCTGTCAGACTGGAATATATATCATCAGATATGATTGTTGGCGGGTAAGTATAAGGAACATGTTATGAGCAGACCAATTTGTGTAGGGTTTTAAACTAGAGTGCTTCAGAAAATTCTGAACATATTTTATGATGTTATAACTCTCATTGAGCATTAGGTACTAAACCATCGAAAATACGAGACCCTCTGCATGGATACCAAAAGGGAAGCCCCTTTTAGTTTAGTAGTGTATATCATCAGTCACTTCCACTGGAGAGAGAACGTTAGCTTTCTTTCTACCTTTCCcctcttttattttcttctatagGACTCTAATGGTAACATTTAGAGAACTGATTAGTATGGATCTCTTCATCCAGCCTCCTGACAATCCACTGGCACCCCCTGACCCACCCAATGCTCTAGTGCAAGCTTTCGCCCTCTGGTTCAGCAAAATTCCCAATCCATGATTGGCCTAACTCAGCAAATTGGGAATAGTCCCTAGTGTTGATAACACTAGGTGTCAAGGAAAAAAGTTTGTTTACAGCACAGACCATATGACCTAGTGGATGGAAAACCAGTGGTCCGTTTCACGGAGGAGGAACACGCAATGCTTGCTGAAACGTGTCGATGGATTGTCATCGGTAAGTTCCCAAGAAGAAAGAATCTTTTTGGATATCCGTAGGACCATATCCCTCTGTTCAGATAGGGGCCTAGGATCTCAATCACTTCTTGATTGACTTTGCACTAGAAGAAGACCATAGGAGTGTCTATAGTAGGAAGTTTCTCCTAATCCTTGGTATGCAAATGAAGATCTGAAATGGACTACAAACATCCAATTCAATGTGGAAATTATCTTTAG
Proteins encoded in this region:
- the LOC125862171 gene encoding agamous-like MADS-box protein AGL70, translating into MVTCRSNGDENFWKIIIRLGLRKNRMGRRKLEIKRIESKSNRQMTFCKRSKGLMKKAKEISILCDVDVAVVIISNRGKLHEFSSTNSLTGILQRYETHVEAEIQAAEHSKYSSMTTGELLEETERQLEKTNADGLTVTDLIYLENELQTSLMQIRSRKTHLMLESVKALHEKEKLLRKEKKHLEKNRARMKNNRKVNEMSDLPPQRVTLSFL